GTGAAGACCTGGGGCGACCTGGGCGTGACCGGCGACCTGGCCAACAAGCCGGTTCAGCTGTTCGGCCGCAACTCGGTATCCGGCACCTACGGCTACTTCAAGGAAGAAGCCCTGTGCAAAGGCGACTACAAGCCTAACGTCAACGAACAGCCTGGCTCGGCTTCGGTCGTGCAGTCGATCAGCTCCTCGCTGAACGGCATCGGCTACTCGGGCATCGGCTACAAGACCGCCAGCGTGAAGACCGTCGCCCTGTCGAAGAAAGGCAGCACCGACTTCATCGAAGACACCGAAGAAAACGCCCTGAACGGCAAGTACCCGCTGTCCCGTTTCCTGTACGTCTACGTCAACAAGGCCCCGAACAAGCCTCTGGCCCCGCTGGAAGCCGAGTTCGTGAAACTGGTTCTGTCCAAGCAGGGTCAGGAAGTCGTGGTGAAGGACGGCTACATCCCGCTGCCGGCCAAAGTCGCCGCCAAAGCGCTGGCTGACCTGGGCCTGCAGGAAGGCGGCGCCGAAGTCGCAAAAAAGTAACAAACTGAGTCAGGGGTGAACCCCGCCTGACTCCCGTGTGGGGCCCGGCCCGCGAGCGGCCCGGCCCCACACTCCCCGAATTCTTCTATCCACCGCCAGTGCCCTGCTGGCGGCGGATTTGGTGCGTCACTGCATTGTCATCTTTCTGTCATACAGGATCGCTAGGGTGTGCGCATGAATGATCTGGCCAATTCCAAAATGACTACGAACCCTCCCAAGCGCATTGACTTCAATACGCCTGAGTTGCAACGCAAGCGCCGCATCCGTGCGCTCAAGGATCGCTTCACCCGTTGGTACGTCCTCGTCGGCGGCCTGGCGGTGCTGGCGGCGATCACCCTGATCTTCTTCTTCCTCGCCTATGTGGTCGCGCCCCTGTTCCAGGGCGCCAGCCTGACCGCCAAAGACACCCTGGCCCCGGCCTGGATGCAGGACGCCGGCAAGCCGCTGATGATCTCGCTGGAAGAGCAGAACCAGGTGGCCATGCGCGTTTCCGACAAGGGCCAGGCCCTGTTCTTCGACATCGACAGTGGCGCCGAGCTCAAGCGCGTCGGTCTGCCGTTGCCGGCCGGCACCACCGTGACCTCCATCGGCGAAGACCAGCCGGGCCATCCGCTGGTGGCCGTGGGCCTGTCCAACGGCCAGGCGCTGGTGTTCCGTCACACCTATAAGGTCAGCTACCCGGAAGGCAAGAAAACCATCACCCCGGCGATCGAGTACCCGTACGGCGAAGCGCCGATCGCATTGAACGAGAGCGGCGGCGCGCTGGAGCACATCAGCCTCAACGCCAACGATTCGACCCTGCTGCTGGCCGGCTCCACCGGCGCGCAGCTGCAGGTGCTGGCCCTGACCAGCGAAGAAAACATGATGACCGGCGAAGTCACCAACGAGCAGAAGCGCATCGATCTGCCGCAAATGACTGAACCGGTGAAGAACATCTTCGTCGACCCGCGCCAGCAGTGGCTGTACGTGGTCAACGGCCGGGCCCAGGCCGACGTGTTCAGCCTGCGCGACAAGAGCCTCAACGGTCGCTACAAGCTGCTGGAAAACGCTGACGCGCAAGTCACTGCCGCCACTCAACTGGTGGGTGGCATCTCGCTGATCGTCGGCGACTCCACCGGTGGTCTGGCCCAGTGGTTCATGGCCCGCGACACCGACGGCGAACTGCGCCTGAAACAGATCCGCACCTTCCAGATGGGCAAGGCGCCGATCGTGGAGATCGGCGCCGAGGAGCGTCGCAAGGGCTTCGCCGCCCTCGACGCCAGCGGCAAGCTCGGCGTGTTCCACAGCACCGCGCACCGCACCCTGCTGGTCGACCAGGTGGTCGAGGGCCAAGGCCTGTTCGGCCTGTCGCCGCGGGCCAACCGCGTGATCGTCGAGGCCGGCGGCAAGCTGCAGCCGCTGCTGCTCGACAACCCGCACCCGGAAGTGTCGTGGAGCGCGCTGTGGAGCAAGGTCTGGTACGAGAACTACGACGAGCCTAAGTACGTCTGGCAATCGACCGCCGCCAACACTGACTTCGAACCGAAGCTGAGCCTGTCGCCGCTGACCTTCGGCACCCTGAAGGCCGCGTTCTACGCCATGCTGCTGGCCGCGCCGCTGGCCATCGCCGCCGCGATCTACACCGCCTACTTCATGGCCCCGGGCATGCGCCGCAAGGTCAAACCGGTGATCGAGCTGATGGAAGCGATGCCGACGGTGATCCTCGGCTTCTTCGCCGGCCTGTTCCTGGCGCCGTATGTGGAAGGGCACTTGCCGGGCATCTTCAGCCTGCTGATGCTGCTGCCGATCGGCATCCTGATCGCTGGCTTCACCTTCAGCCGCCTGCCGGAATCGGTCCGCCTGAAGATCCCGGACGGCTGGGAGAGCGCGCTGCTGATCCCGGTGATCCTGTTCGTGGGCTGGCTGTCGCTGTACATGAGCCCGTACATGGAGAACTGGTTCTTCGGCGGCGACATGCGCCTGTGGATCTCCCACGACCTGGGCATCACCTACGACCAGCGCAACGCCCTGGTGGTCGGCCTGGCCATGGGCTTCGCGGTGATCCCGAACATCTACTCCATCGCCGAAGACGCCGTGTTCAGCGTGCCGCGCGGCCTGACCCTGGGCTCGCTGGCCCTGGGCGCCACGCCGTGGCAGACCATGACCCGCGTGGTGATCCTCACCGCCAGCCCGGGCATCTTCTCGGCGCTGATGATCGGCATGGGCCGCGCGGTGGGCGAGACCATGATCGTGCTGATGGCCACCGGCAACACCCCGGTGATGGAAATGAACCTGTTCGAAGGCCTGCGCACCCTGGCGGCCAACGTCGCGGTGGAAATGCCGGAGTCGGAAGTCGGCGGCAGCCACTACCGCGTGCTGTTCCTCTCGGCGCTGGTGCTGCTGCTGTTCACCTTCATCATGAACACCCTCGCGGAACTGATTCGTCAGCGTCTGCGCAAGAAATACTCGTCGCTTTAAGAAAGGTAGAAGTCTGTGAAACAGAACTCCCTGAAAGGATGGTTCAAGAGCGGCGCCCCGGGCGTCTGGATCAGCGGTGGCGCGGTGTCCATCGCGGTCATCATGACCATTGGCCTGCTGGCGGTGATCGCCGTGCGCGGCCTGGGTCACTTCTGGCCGGCGGATCTGCTCCACGCCAGCTACGACGTGCCGGGCCAGGGCAAGCACCTGGTCATCGGCGAAGTGGTGCAGAAGGAAGAAGTGCCCCGCGCCCGCCTCAAGAGCGCCGGCCTGCCGGTGCCGGACGAAGGCCCGGAGTTCATGACCCGCGAGCTGATCAAGGTCGGTAACCGTGACCTGAACGGCAACGACTTCACCTGGACCGTCGGCGAGTGGCTGAACGACCAGACCACGCCGGTGGAACTGATGGCCGTCGAGCGCCGCGAATGGGGCAACTTCTACGGCTACCTGGTCAACGTCAAGCAGGACGGCAAGGTCATCGCCGAAGGCGAGGCCGCCTGGCCCGAGCTGCAGGCGCGGATCGACCGGGTGAACAAGCTCGCCGCCCAGCTCAAGACCCTGGAGAAGGTCGACATCGGCGCGATCAACGCCGGCCTCGAACGCATCCGCCTGCACGGCCGCAAGCTGGAGCTCGAAGGCAAGCTCGACCCGGCCGCGCAAGCGGACATGGACGCCGAGCGCGCCGAGCTGAACGCCCGTTACCAGGAGGTCGAGGCACGCCTCTCCGACCTGCACGCGCAGTTCAACCGCGACGCCCTGACCGCCCGCGACGCCAACGGCAAGGAAGTCGAGATCGGCCTGGGCAAGGTGGTCCATGCCTACCAGCCGAACGCCATGGGCACCTTCACCAAGGTCGGCTTCTACTTCAGCAAGGTCTGGGAATTCCTGTCGGACGACCCCCGCGAGGCGAACACCGAAGGCGGGATCTTCCCGGCCATCTTCGGCACCGTGATGATGACCCTGATCATGGCGATGATCGTGACCCCGTTCGGCGTGCTGGCGGCGGTTTACCTGCGCGAATACGCCAAGCAGAACACCCTGACCCGGGTGATCCGCATCGCGGTGAACAACCTGGCGGGCGTTCCGGCGATCGTCTACGGCGTGTTCGGCCTGGGCTTCTTCGTCTACGTGCTGGGCGGTTCCCTCGACCGGCTGTTCTTCCCTGAAGCGCTGCCGGCGCCGACCTTCGGCACGCCGGGCCTGCTCTGGGCCTCCCTGACCCTGGCGCTGCTGGCGGTGCCGGTGGTGATCGTGGCCACCGAAGAAGGCCTGGCGCGCATCCCGCGCACCGTGCGCGAGGGCTCGCTGGCCCTGGGCGCGACCAAGGCCGAGACCCTGTGGAAGATCGTCCTGCCGATGGCCAGCCCGGCGATGATGACCGGCATGATCCTCGCCGTGGCCCGCGCCGCCGGCGAAGTGGCGCCGCTGATGCTGGTGGGTGTGGTGAAACTGGCGCCGTCGCTGCCGGTGGACGGCAACTACCCGTACCTGCACCTGGACCAGAAGATCATGCACCTGGGCTTCCACATCTACGACGTCGGCTTCCAGAGCCCGAACGTCGAGGCCGCGCGGCCGCTGGTGTACGCCACGGCGCTGCTGCTGGTGCTGGTGATCGCAGTGCTCAACCTGTCGGCGGTGTGGATCCGTAACCACCTGCGCGAAAAATACAAAGCGTTGGATAGCTAAAGCCATTAGCCACAAGCGGCAAGCCACAAGCCGCTTTTGCTCAAAACTTGCAGCTTGCAGCTAGACGCTGGCAGCTACGAACGGAGTGAGAACCCATGCAGCACGAAACACATACCCACGGCATCAACATGTCCGCCCTGGGCCGCGACAAGCAGAGCCTGAACCTGGAGCAGGAAACCGTGGCCATCGAAGTGCCGGGCCTGAGCCTGTTCTACGGCGAGAAACAAGCGCTGTACGACGTCAGCATGAACATCCCGAAACAGCGCGTGACCGCCTTCATCGGCCCGTCCGGCTGCGGCAAGTCCACGCTGCTGCGCACCTTCAACCGCATGAACGACCTGGTGGACGGCTGCCGCGTCGAAGGCGCGATCAACCTCTACGGCAACAACATCTACCGCAAGGGCGAGGACGTGGCCGAGCTGCGCCGCCGGGTCGGCATGGTGTTCCAGAAGCCCAACCCGTTCCCCAAGACCATCTACGAAAACGTGGTCTACGGCCTGCGCATCCAGGGCATCAACAAGAAGCGCGTGCTCGACGAAGCGGTCGAGTGGGCGTTGAAGGGCGCGGCCCTGTGGGACGAGGTCAAGGACCGTCTGCATGACTCGGCGCTCGGCCTGTCCGGCGGCCAGCAGCAGCGTCTGGTGATCGCCCGCACCATCGCCGTGGAGCCGGAAGTGCTGCTGCTCGACGAACCGTGCTCGGCCCTCGACCCGATCTCGACCCTGAAGGTCGAGGAGCTGATCTACGAGCTCAAGTCCAAGTTCACCATCGTCATCGTGACCCACAACATGCAGCAGGCCGCGCGGGTCTCCGACTACACGGCGTTCATGTACATGGGCAAACTGGTGGAGTTCGGCGACACCGACACCCTGTTCACCAACCCGGCGAAGAAGCAGACCGAAGACTACATCACCGGACGGTACGGCTAGTCGCAGCTGCGAGCCGCAAGCTTCAAGCGGCAAGTAAGAGCGGACCGAGTAAAAAACGAAACAGCTTGCAGCTTGTAGCTTGCGGCTCACAGCTTTTGCGGAGCAAACCCATGATTTCGAAGGAAGGTTTAACCCACCACATCTCCCAGCAGTTCAACGCCGAACTCGAAGAGGTGCGCAGCCACCTGCTGGCCATGGGCGGGTTGGTCGAGAAGCAGGTCAACGACGCGGTCACGGCGCTGATCGAGGCCGACTCGGGCCTGGCCCAGCAGGTGCGCGAGATCGACGACCAGATCAACCAGATGGAACGCAACATCGACGAGGAATGCCTGCGCATCCTGGCCCGCCGCCAGCCGGCGGCGTCCGACCTGCGGCTGATCATCAGCATCTCCAAGTCGGTGATCGACCTTGAGCGCATCGGCGACGAAGCGACCAAGATCGCCCGCCGCGCCATCCAGTTGTGCGAAGAGGGCGAGGCGCCGCGCGGCTACGTCGAAGTGCGCCACATCGGCGATCAGGTGCGCAACATGGTGCGCGACGCGCTGGACGCGTTCGCCCGCTTCGACGCCGACCTGGCGCTGTCCGTGGCGCAGTACGACAAGATCATCGACCGCGAGTACAAGACCGCCCTGCGCGAGCTGGCGACCTACATGATGGAAGACCCGCGCTCTATCTCGCGGGTTCTGAGCATCATCTGGGTGCTGCGTTCGCTGGAGCGGATCGGCGACCACGCGCGCAACATCTCGGAGCTGGTGATCTACCTGGTGCGCGGCACCGATGTGCGCCACATGGGCCTCAAGCGCATGAAGGAAGAAGTTGAAGGCACAAGCGGCGAAACCGCTAATGTTCCGGACGAAGCTGACGATAAGTAAGATTGCCCAAGAAGCACGCCCGGTCCTTTGGCCGGGCGTTTTCGTTTGGGGCGCGAATCGAAAAAGCAGCACCCGCGAACGAAAAGTCCCGGCGTGACTGAAAAGTTTTGGCAAAGTGCCATCATTCAAGCGTTATGCTTGCCGGGATTTTTTTAGGGGTGTTGGATGAGCAAGATCAGTGTGTTGGTCGTGGACGATGCATCGTTCATTCGTGACCTGGTGAAAAAGTGCCTGCGCAATTACTTCCCGGGGATTCGCACCGAGGACGCCATCAACGGGCGCAAGGCCCAGGCCATGCTGGCCAAGGAAGCCTTCGACCTGGTGCTGTGCGACTGGGAAATGCCGGAGATGTCCGGCCTCGAGCTGCTGACCTGGTGCCGTGAGCAGGACAACCTCAAGACCATGCCGTTCATCATGGTCACCAGCCGCGGCGACAAAGAGAACGTGGTGCAGGCAATCCAGGCCGGCGTCACCGGCTACGTCAGCAAGCCGTTCACCAACGAGCAGTTGCTGACCAAGGTCAAGCAGGCGCTGAACAAGGTCGGCAAGCTCGACACCCTGATGAACAGCGCGCCGACCAAGATGAACTCGGCGTTCGGCAATGACTCCCTGAGCGCCCTGACCGGCGGCAAGCCTGCCGTGGTCGGCGGCGCCCCGGCCGCCGCGCCTGCGGTCAACCCGTTCGCCAAGCCTGCCGCCGCGCCGGCGCCGGCGGCCGCCGCACCGTCCCGTGGCCTGCTCAACAACGCCCCTGCGCCCAAGGCACCGGCCGCGGCGGCGGCACCGGCCAGCGGCCGCGGCCAGGGCCAGTTGCGCCTGCCGAGCGGCACCCAGCAGTGCGTGATCAAGGCCCTGAGCATCAAGGAAGCGCTGTTGGTGGTCAAACGCACCGACAACCTGCCGCAGATCCTCGACAGCGCCGTGCTCGACCTGGAGCAGGGCGAGAACGCCGAAACCGCGCGCCTGAACGGCTACCTGCACGCCGTTGTGGCCCACGAGCCGAAGCCTGACAGCGACTGGCTGCAACTGACCTTCCGCTTCGTCGACCAGGACGCGCAGAAGCTCGACTACCTCTCCCGCCTGATTGCCCGCGGCACGGCGCAGAAGCATTTCGTTCCGGGCGCCTGACCGTCCGTCTGCGCGGGCAAGTCGAAGCGTCGTACTGTCGCTCCCACCGTTTCTTGCGGGAGCCACTGCCTTGCTGTGCGTGGGCTGACGCCATCGCCAGCAGGCTGGCTCCCACAGGGGCGCTGCACCACAGACCCCCTGTGGGAGCGAGCCTGCTCGCGATGGCGTCATTGAATGCGCCGCCCATCTCCCCCCTGTGCCACATTTGAAACATCTGTCGGCTAGCCTGGTCTGTCTCAGCTGCTAGGCTCACTTCCAGGCCTTCCTCGACAGAACGTTCGCCCATGCCCCTGCGCCTGCTGTTTTTCTGTGGTCTGTTCATGGCCTCCACCTCGACCGTGGCCATGACGATCTACAAGTCCACCGATGCCAACGGAGTGGTTTCGTACAGCGACCGTCCGAGCAAAGGCTCCCAGGTGTTCGTCTTCCAGGACCGGATGGTCGAGCGCCTGGAGCGCCAGGTGTACCTGGACATCAAGAAGCAGAAGGGCGTGGACGTGGTGTTCGTGCGCAACGACCTGTACGCGCCGGTGGAGGTGGCACTGGCGTTTACCGGGATGAGCAACGTGCGTGGCGCCCCGGCGCAGACGATCCGCCGGGTGCTGCCGGCGCGCAGCAATACCCGGTTGGCGTTGCTGACGGCGGTGTCCGGTGGCAAGCCGCTGGTGTATACGCCGATGTTCCATTATTCCCTGGGCGATCCGGCTGGCGCAGCGCAGAGCTATCGGTATCCGTTTCCCTGGCGCGGCGGGCCGTTCCGCCTAAGCCAAGGTGCCAATGGCGACTACAGCCACTTCGGGCCGAAGAACAAATACGCCATGGACATCGCCATGCCGGTGGGGACGCCGATCATCGCGGCGCGGGCGGGTGTGGTGGTGAAGACCGAGAATTCCCAGAACGGGCGCGGCACCGATCCGTCCGGCAACTTTGTGCGGATCCTGCACGATGACGGCACCATGGGCGTGTATCTGCACCTCAAGCAAGGTTCCGTGAGCGTGAAGGAAGGGCAGCGCGTGACGGTGGGCAGCCCCCTGGGGCTCTCGGGCAACACCGGCAACAGCAGCGGCCCCCACTTGCACTTCGTGGTGCAGCGCAATACGGGCGAGGGGTTGGTGTCGATTCCGTATCAGTTCAACCAGCCGCTGGGGGCGTTGCCCAACTTTGCGCTGGGCAAGCAATGAGGGCACTGAACCTGTAGGAGCGAGCCTGCTCGCGATGGGATCGACTCGACCGACAGCCAGCCGATCAATCGAGCATCAGCACCTTGGCCAGGATGATCTTCGGCCCTTTCATCTTCTTGATGATGATCCGCAGGCCTTCCACCTCCAGCACCTCTTCC
This Pseudomonas ekonensis DNA region includes the following protein-coding sequences:
- a CDS encoding phosphate ABC transporter substrate-binding protein PstS, which encodes MKLKRLMAAMTFVAAGVATANAVAAVDPAIPSYTKTTGVSGNLSSVGSDTLANLMTLWAENYKKEYPNVNIQIQAAGSATAPPALTEGTSNLGPMSRKMKDTELAAFEQKYGYKPTAIPVAVDALAVFVHKDNPIQHLTMEQVDAIFSSTRLCGAKADVKTWGDLGVTGDLANKPVQLFGRNSVSGTYGYFKEEALCKGDYKPNVNEQPGSASVVQSISSSLNGIGYSGIGYKTASVKTVALSKKGSTDFIEDTEENALNGKYPLSRFLYVYVNKAPNKPLAPLEAEFVKLVLSKQGQEVVVKDGYIPLPAKVAAKALADLGLQEGGAEVAKK
- a CDS encoding ABC transporter permease subunit codes for the protein MQDAGKPLMISLEEQNQVAMRVSDKGQALFFDIDSGAELKRVGLPLPAGTTVTSIGEDQPGHPLVAVGLSNGQALVFRHTYKVSYPEGKKTITPAIEYPYGEAPIALNESGGALEHISLNANDSTLLLAGSTGAQLQVLALTSEENMMTGEVTNEQKRIDLPQMTEPVKNIFVDPRQQWLYVVNGRAQADVFSLRDKSLNGRYKLLENADAQVTAATQLVGGISLIVGDSTGGLAQWFMARDTDGELRLKQIRTFQMGKAPIVEIGAEERRKGFAALDASGKLGVFHSTAHRTLLVDQVVEGQGLFGLSPRANRVIVEAGGKLQPLLLDNPHPEVSWSALWSKVWYENYDEPKYVWQSTAANTDFEPKLSLSPLTFGTLKAAFYAMLLAAPLAIAAAIYTAYFMAPGMRRKVKPVIELMEAMPTVILGFFAGLFLAPYVEGHLPGIFSLLMLLPIGILIAGFTFSRLPESVRLKIPDGWESALLIPVILFVGWLSLYMSPYMENWFFGGDMRLWISHDLGITYDQRNALVVGLAMGFAVIPNIYSIAEDAVFSVPRGLTLGSLALGATPWQTMTRVVILTASPGIFSALMIGMGRAVGETMIVLMATGNTPVMEMNLFEGLRTLAANVAVEMPESEVGGSHYRVLFLSALVLLLFTFIMNTLAELIRQRLRKKYSSL
- the pstA gene encoding phosphate ABC transporter permease PstA yields the protein MKQNSLKGWFKSGAPGVWISGGAVSIAVIMTIGLLAVIAVRGLGHFWPADLLHASYDVPGQGKHLVIGEVVQKEEVPRARLKSAGLPVPDEGPEFMTRELIKVGNRDLNGNDFTWTVGEWLNDQTTPVELMAVERREWGNFYGYLVNVKQDGKVIAEGEAAWPELQARIDRVNKLAAQLKTLEKVDIGAINAGLERIRLHGRKLELEGKLDPAAQADMDAERAELNARYQEVEARLSDLHAQFNRDALTARDANGKEVEIGLGKVVHAYQPNAMGTFTKVGFYFSKVWEFLSDDPREANTEGGIFPAIFGTVMMTLIMAMIVTPFGVLAAVYLREYAKQNTLTRVIRIAVNNLAGVPAIVYGVFGLGFFVYVLGGSLDRLFFPEALPAPTFGTPGLLWASLTLALLAVPVVIVATEEGLARIPRTVREGSLALGATKAETLWKIVLPMASPAMMTGMILAVARAAGEVAPLMLVGVVKLAPSLPVDGNYPYLHLDQKIMHLGFHIYDVGFQSPNVEAARPLVYATALLLVLVIAVLNLSAVWIRNHLREKYKALDS
- the pstB gene encoding phosphate ABC transporter ATP-binding protein PstB; the encoded protein is MQHETHTHGINMSALGRDKQSLNLEQETVAIEVPGLSLFYGEKQALYDVSMNIPKQRVTAFIGPSGCGKSTLLRTFNRMNDLVDGCRVEGAINLYGNNIYRKGEDVAELRRRVGMVFQKPNPFPKTIYENVVYGLRIQGINKKRVLDEAVEWALKGAALWDEVKDRLHDSALGLSGGQQQRLVIARTIAVEPEVLLLDEPCSALDPISTLKVEELIYELKSKFTIVIVTHNMQQAARVSDYTAFMYMGKLVEFGDTDTLFTNPAKKQTEDYITGRYG
- the phoU gene encoding phosphate signaling complex protein PhoU, which codes for MISKEGLTHHISQQFNAELEEVRSHLLAMGGLVEKQVNDAVTALIEADSGLAQQVREIDDQINQMERNIDEECLRILARRQPAASDLRLIISISKSVIDLERIGDEATKIARRAIQLCEEGEAPRGYVEVRHIGDQVRNMVRDALDAFARFDADLALSVAQYDKIIDREYKTALRELATYMMEDPRSISRVLSIIWVLRSLERIGDHARNISELVIYLVRGTDVRHMGLKRMKEEVEGTSGETANVPDEADDK
- a CDS encoding response regulator yields the protein MSKISVLVVDDASFIRDLVKKCLRNYFPGIRTEDAINGRKAQAMLAKEAFDLVLCDWEMPEMSGLELLTWCREQDNLKTMPFIMVTSRGDKENVVQAIQAGVTGYVSKPFTNEQLLTKVKQALNKVGKLDTLMNSAPTKMNSAFGNDSLSALTGGKPAVVGGAPAAAPAVNPFAKPAAAPAPAAAAPSRGLLNNAPAPKAPAAAAAPASGRGQGQLRLPSGTQQCVIKALSIKEALLVVKRTDNLPQILDSAVLDLEQGENAETARLNGYLHAVVAHEPKPDSDWLQLTFRFVDQDAQKLDYLSRLIARGTAQKHFVPGA
- a CDS encoding peptidoglycan DD-metalloendopeptidase family protein, yielding MPLRLLFFCGLFMASTSTVAMTIYKSTDANGVVSYSDRPSKGSQVFVFQDRMVERLERQVYLDIKKQKGVDVVFVRNDLYAPVEVALAFTGMSNVRGAPAQTIRRVLPARSNTRLALLTAVSGGKPLVYTPMFHYSLGDPAGAAQSYRYPFPWRGGPFRLSQGANGDYSHFGPKNKYAMDIAMPVGTPIIAARAGVVVKTENSQNGRGTDPSGNFVRILHDDGTMGVYLHLKQGSVSVKEGQRVTVGSPLGLSGNTGNSSGPHLHFVVQRNTGEGLVSIPYQFNQPLGALPNFALGKQ